The DNA segment ACATACCCTGTTATTATCGAATTCCATGAAGATGAATTTGGGTCTCGCATTTTTGATAACACAGTAATAGCATCTTCTATATCTTCATACCGCGCAATGCCATCAATCAGTTCATTGTACGAGATTGTATCAGGTTCTGGCATCTGAAGTAGAAAAGCGTATGCCTGTTGAAGTTTCCCATTTCTAGCATTTGCTGCAATAACAGaattccaagaaatattatCCTTCTCAACCATTTCTTGGAAAACCGATGTCGCCTCCATGGTGAAACCACACTTTCCATACATGTTAATCAAGCAATTAGCAACAAAAACACTGCACCCCACACCGTACTTCACAATCTTAGAATGCACTGATCTTCCCACCTGCACTAGGCTCAGTTGTCCACAAGCGGATAAAGCAGCAGTAAACGAATACGAATCTGCGAAAACATTGGAGTTCTCTAACTGAGTAAACACCTTTAAAGCTTTTCGAAACTGCCCATGATTCACATACCCGGAAATTAACGAATTCCAAGAAACCACAGTTGGATCAGGAATTTCAACAAACAAATCGTGGGCATCATTTACGCGGTTAAACTTGACATATAAATTAATCAAATCCGTGGAGACAAATACATCGGAATCGAACCCAGATTTCAGAATGTGGCAATGAAGCTGTTGGCCATGAGAAAAGAGACCAGTATTAGTACAAGCACGGATCGAATAGATTACGCTAGATATATTTGGCTTCAAAGGCATTTGTTACGGCCATATCTGAGATTAAAGCACCCGAAGAATCCGTGTACAATATGGGACTGATCCATGTGGTGGATTGTCTTTCAAGAACAGCAGGAAAAGTTCTGCTGTCTGCTTTGATTCCATTCCACGGATAAATGATGGATAATTTGAGAATAAAATTTCTAGCATCACATTATGAATTTGAGATGGTTTTATTTCCCACTTTTACCTGTCGTAATATCTTCAACTAAatccaaatattcaaaattGATTATGTCACGTAAACCTCACGAGATTATGAGATAATTTTGTGACACTAATATCTATTTTTGTGAGGTTATTAacattttgttaaaaataatgaattttgcattatttttttttgaatcagGACTCTGCTGTCCAAACGATGTTCTATTTTTGTGAGGTTACTAACATTTTATTGAAAATAATGaattttgcattatttttttttttgaatcagGACTCTGCTGTTCAAAAGATGTTCGAGCGAACATTtcattttaaacaaaaaaacaagaCGACACGAGGTGCTGACAGCAGAGGATCcaaatcttatttttttttatgtttaagaGAATTGTGTTATGATAGctatttattttttctaaaggaaaaatattatttttaaaatgatcTTACTTTACTTTATATAGCCATATAGGTATTCCAAGAAATTCTATACAAGCACAAATAGTGTGTTTTAAGGGATTCTAAAATATTCACTCTTGTATCTTgacattatttttaatttttgggacATAAAAGTGATACCATTATAAATGGCCCATTATTGTATTGTATCTATAAATAAGTGAGAAGGGGAGGGAGAGATTTGCTCCAACATTATAGGGAATCCTTGCTTTGCTCCGTAAAGAGAGGTTAAAACTTAAACCATTTGTATTTTGTTGGCTTTCATAGTTCAAAAACTTCACACCCTCAACCTTCCATTCATTTTTTACTTCTTGGCTTTCATAGTTCAAAAACTTCATACCCTCAACCTTCCATTCATTTTTTGCTTCTTGGCttccatatttcaaaattacCTTCCGTTTCTGGAGATATCTTTGCGTGCTTCTTAATGAATCATAAAAGAAATATACTTATTATGAGAATGGCTTTGCAAGAAAAATGAAGACATCCCCATATCTCAAGAAAGTGACTGAGATATCCCAAAAGGAAAAGAATTGTTGAAAAGTTGGTTCATTTGTACAAGCAGGAGATATATCTTTGCCAAAATTGTTGGTTGATTGTTACAAGATTTTAAAAAGAGAGAGTTTTTAAATAATAAGGCATGCAAGCAAGATTCATCAAGGAGGATTGATTAAAAAATGATGGGCAACTGGAAGAGATTGCCGTGGATCGAAGATGTTGGTATAATTGTGGGATTGGTTATAGTCCAGTTCATGTATGCTGGGAACTCGATTTTGCTGAGTTATCTGTTGAAACTTGGGTTTCAGCCTTcttttctcatcattttttcTACATTTGCCACATTTGTGTTACTATCTCCTCTAGCCATCTTCTTTGAAAGGCAAGTCCATTTGTTTCTTGTTCTGTTTTGTCTGAATTTTGCGCCAAATTTGTGTGTGTTTTAATATATCCAACGATGTAAGATGATACACAATATTTTCATTGATGAGATGCTTTTTTTTATTCAGAAATATGATTTTagttgaaaagaaaaaataattaaatgctTTAAATAATGATATTGGATTATATatgttgatgttgcaggaagcACTGGCCGGCCAAATTCAGTGTCAAGTTATGGATTCAACTTGTTTTACTTTCTTTTGGAGGGTAGGTACACGTGATCTTCCCATATTTTTCATTTATTAGTGCTGCATCCTCTAACCTAGTACACATTAATATCACTCGCATGTTTTGCCATGTTCAACATAATATTACTCATATCTTAGATATGAACTACCCTAATGATAACATCTCATTAACCCAAGAAATATAGACAGTTCCACCCACAATTAAATTTACAAATTGTAAACGAACATATATGTAATGGTCAGACGCTTGGCAACTAAAGTCCTAATTGTAGAAAATATACAAGGAGAAATACGCATAGTGTATGATATTGTACCATGCTAGAATTAGAAACAATTCATTCCAAAAGCTCGATTAACATAATATGTGATCCTATACGACTCATAAGTTGGTGAAGTATTATGTAATTTTATGCTTTCACAGATGCTGTATAATGCCAATCTTTGTTTGTGTTTTCAGTGTGACTGTATTTCAGTCTTTGTTCATAAAAGGTGTCAGTCTCACTTCACCAGCTATGGCCACAGCAATGCCAAATCTTGCACCAGGACTAATTTTTTGTATTGCCTGGGCTTTCAGGTCAATCCCATTTCTCCCCATGATAACCATATTTATAATCTAAAGCAGCCTAATTAATCATGAAAAAGATAAACATTTGAATCCTCCATTTTCTAATAAAGGTTGAAAGCCATTGCAGATTAGAGAAAATAGAGTTGGCAAGCATATACAGCAGAGCCAAGATTGCAGGGACTTTAGTCTGTGTTGTTGGAGCACTTTTAATGAGTCTGATGCAAAGTACGGTGAAATATGCATCTGCAAAGGAGTCTCTAGTCTCGAATTCGTCTTCACCACCTAATGACATTTATGACGAGCAAACCTTGATCGGTTGCATGTATCTAATTGCAGCTATTTTTGTGTTGTCAAGTCAAGTTGTTTTACAAGTATGTCGAAGCGTGAACACATTATATCAGGAGAAAGATAGATAGTAACCTTTGTCCTACACGTTTCAGGCAACAACTTTACGTGATTTTCCGGCCCCGATATCCTTCTGTGCAATAACATCACTCATAGGTGTGGTTCTTACTACCATGGTTCAGATGATTGGAGATAATGGATGGGATACCGGATGGCCTTTGCTAACTATTCAACAACTCATTGGCTACTCCATTTTGGTAATTCCATGTTGCTTATCATTCATTGTCACAACCATTTCCTTTCTGCGAATTCGTGGTCAATTGTTGACAAGTGACACATAAACATCCTTGCTCCTTCAATAATCAGTTAACTATTGAATGAAAACAGGTAGGCAGTGTGAGTGGAATGTGTGTGAGCTTCAATGCATGGGCAATGAAGAAAAGAGGTCCTGTCATGGTGTCTATATTTAACCCCCTTGCTACGGTCGTTTCTGTCGCGCTATCAGTAATAACTTTGGGAGAATCCATTAGCATAGGAAGGTATATATATTCAATCTGTACTCAATCCCAATCAAGAAAATATGATTGAAAATTTTCTGGACACTATGGTGACAGACCCTTTTGAATTCCAGTCTTGCAGGTATGTGTCTCATGTTCACCGGTCTCTATTTCGTGCTCTGGGCGAAAGGGAATGAAGGTTTTTCCATCGATGACAACAATAACTCAGAAGAAAGCGAGTACGATGTGGAGAAGCCTCTTTTATGTTGATATGACTAGTGTTTAAGGATGGAACCACTAGATATTCAGGTTTGTAGTCCAAAAATGTGTGCTCGAATCGAATATTTGGTTTAATGCCTGTTTGGAATAACGtgtattatgatttttttctaCTTGAATTTTACAGGAATGTGAGTCTGAAAATTTAGTTCAAGTAGGATGCCAAGAAAAAACAAACGTAGTGGAAATGTGTGCACACAtgacttaggtagtgtttgagattgCATCTAGGAACCTTAGAAGTGCAAGTTAGTGTTGGCAACAATATGAACTCAAAAACAAGTGATTTCATGCATCAATGAGCAACATCTATGTGATGATTGTTCTTTACTAAAGAAACAAATACACCAGGATGTAAACGAGTTTTCTCATGTAGATGGAAATTGCTGCAACGTATATTTTGGTGTGTACATAACATTTTGTAAACATATGAAATTGTTGGAAGTTTAGCGAGACAAATGTTAGGGATAAACTTGGCTATGATGCCACGTTTTTAAGATGATCATTTTTCATCTGCATGGCTTTGAtcatacatgcattcatgacAAACTACTAAAATAGTTGAATCTCTCATGATTTTCTCCTAATAGTATATTAATATTGGTGAAAATAACCTTAAGTTAGAGAATTTTTTTCAAACTTCATCAATGGATGCTAGAGCAATTCAACTTTTGCACATGAAACTGTAaagttttcaaaatatatttaatcaGGAATTAATGAACATGTCCTTTGGCACTGAAATACAAAATGCTGCATAAAATTGTTCAATGAACCAAGACTAATGATACACTGAGAATTTACTCAAATTCATAAATACATGGTCATCATCTAAGTTCATGTCCATCTAGCacttccttttttaaaaaaaaaaattttaaatacgtTGTGTAAAAATAAGAAACATGCCATCAAAGAAAAGAACTCTAAGCTCTAGATTGATTATGAGCTACTTTTTCAGAACCAGTCATCACGTCCATGGCAACTCCAACTGTTCCAAACTGCCGTTTTTTATATTCCAAGCTCCTTGAGCAATTTCATGGAACAATTGATCCCAACCCCAACTCGAATATCCGAAGAAAAACCAGAAGTCATGAACTGATTGATTATCCACTCTAATTTCTTCAACTATGCTTTGAGTGGCCCATGGATCAAGAAAGTAAACTTCCTGTAGGATTTCTACAGATTGGTTTTCAATAAATTTGTGTGTCAAAGCAACGAGAGGCAATCCACGTCTCAATACAGGACCACCAAAGGACAAAGGTGCCTCCTTTAATAAGTCGAAACCTTCTTCTTCAAGGGAGTCCCAACTGATACGTTTGTTGATGATCAAGCCTTGGAATCCAGTTCTTTGCTCCACTTTCACAAGAAGGATTTTAGATTCTTCAAATGGGTGAACATCCAGAAGCTTTTCTGTAGCACTTAGGATGCAGCCGATGGACAACTGAGGTCTTTCACGTATGCCAATAGGGAATCGAGTATTCATCTGATTCAGCTCTAGGTTTTGCAACCTGCCGTTAACTAGGACTTCATGAGGTAAGCTCTTATCCTGAGGAACTCTTTCGGCAGAAGTGTGGACCTGTCGATAACCTAACCAAGCAAAGAATAACATACGAGTACTTTGAAATAAACTTCTTTTCATTTCAAGgctaaaaaggaaaaaaaaaaaaaaaaaaaaaaaaaggtttagATTGTACTGCAGTATTTGAGACATCAAAAAAGGATATTCCATCCATTTCATAAGGTATGGAAAAAAAAGACAAATATCACCCGTGTTCAAACTTACTTTTGTCCATGATAAGATCAAGAACAGGGCTCCCATGACCAGCCAGGAAATTAATGATATCAGATACTGTTATATCTCCTTCGTAAGGCACTGGATCTTTCTTTCTTTCCGCTGGGAATAACAACAGAAGTGGATAAATTTCCCGCTGCATATTCAAGCACATCAGAGAACAAACAATAAAGGAATTTATCTCACATTGAaagaaacaaaacaataaaatcatcaGTCAGACCTGTCTACAAAAATAGTGTTATTGTTCGTTGTGGATATTATCTTGAATATAATTAGATATCTAAACTCTTTACACTGTTCAGACATCAGAACCCCTGTTACCCAGTTTAAACCAAGATTACAATAAACCCAATACCATAAAGTCTTTTATATGTGTGAAGACCTGAAGCCTCACACCCAGTTTTTCCTCCACATCTCCAATTTAGTTTTCATTCACCTAATCTGGTCCTCTTTTTCTTCCCCCATGAACCTCACCATCTCCTCAAATCCAACACAACCACGGGCCACTAGCAAGGTTGTCAGCATCGAGAACctaatacataattttttaagTCTTTGAGGTTATAATCtacatcataacaaattcatgAATAAGTACTAAAATTAAAACTCCGCTCCATAAATTCAATTGCATTTAAATTACGGGTATTTGATTCCTAGTTAAAGATTAACATACATAGTGTCAGGACTCAAGATGTTTTACAAGCAAATTGTAGAATTAAATATGTATCTTGATCAGACAGTCCATTTGCATGCTCAAAAGTGTATGGTGAAAAAATCTTTCCATATAAATCCCTTACCAATCAAATGCTACTTGGAAATATAATGTATAAATAGGTGTGAAAAACAGCACACGTGTTAAATCCTAAACCAGCCAAAGTAACAAGATTCATATAATTAGTTCCAATTCCAATTAGCAACCATCACAATAAGAATAGTCATTGAAGAAGTACTGAGATAACTTGCACCTGCAGGATAGGTATTATGATTGAACCACAGTCATTTTGTGAGCAATCCATCATATAAATTAGGGGAAGCCTCAACGTGGCATCGTCAGCAAACTCTGCCACATATCTAAACAATTATCAGAAtcagcaaataaaataattggTGTATACAGCCATAATATACTgatggggaaaaaaaaaaaaagatgaaccAAAAACAAAACTTAGAGGTAAACTCTTTGATATGCACATATTCTCATAAACAATAGCAAACACACAATTACGAAAAACAAATGATAAACAATAAATGATTCGAAAATTAGAACAAAAATTAAGTATGAATAGAATAGATAGAGTCCATTATTTTAGTGCTAGGCATAGTTTTCAAAAGGACACAGGGCATGTGCTCATGTGC comes from the Henckelia pumila isolate YLH828 chromosome 1, ASM3356847v2, whole genome shotgun sequence genome and includes:
- the LOC140875891 gene encoding WAT1-related protein At5g47470; protein product: MMGNWKRLPWIEDVGIIVGLVIVQFMYAGNSILLSYLLKLGFQPSFLIIFSTFATFVLLSPLAIFFERQHWPAKFSVKLWIQLVLLSFGGVTVFQSLFIKGVSLTSPAMATAMPNLAPGLIFCIAWAFRLEKIELASIYSRAKIAGTLVCVVGALLMSLMQSTVKYASAKESLVSNSSSPPNDIYDEQTLIGCMYLIAAIFVLSSQVVLQATTLRDFPAPISFCAITSLIGVVLTTMVQMIGDNGWDTGWPLLTIQQLIGYSILVGSVSGMCVSFNAWAMKKRGPVMVSIFNPLATVVSVALSVITLGESISIGSLAGMCLMFTGLYFVLWAKGNEGFSIDDNNNSEESEYDVEKPLLC